From a region of the Caldisalinibacter kiritimatiensis genome:
- a CDS encoding ribonuclease HII codes for MLSLESELWNEGYEYIACVDEVGRGCLAGDVVACAVIMPKDELIEGVKDSKKLTAKKREELYDIIIEKAIAVGIGSVSAKTIDEINIKRSTRLAMKKAINNLKDKEGNKVEPDFVLIDAEKLDIDKPEKSVVKGDAKCHGIAAASIIAKVYRDRQCIELNNKYEGYKLDKNKGYGTKEHREAIKTLGPSPIHRLTFLKNILSEQKQLSLFGDDNED; via the coding sequence ATGTTATCATTAGAAAGTGAGTTATGGAATGAAGGGTATGAATATATAGCATGTGTTGATGAAGTCGGGAGAGGTTGTTTAGCAGGTGATGTGGTAGCATGTGCCGTAATTATGCCTAAAGATGAATTGATTGAAGGTGTGAAGGATTCAAAGAAATTAACTGCTAAAAAAAGAGAAGAATTATACGATATTATTATTGAAAAGGCAATTGCTGTTGGAATTGGCAGTGTTAGTGCAAAAACTATAGATGAAATAAATATAAAAAGAAGTACAAGATTAGCTATGAAGAAAGCAATTAATAATTTAAAAGACAAAGAAGGGAATAAGGTAGAACCCGATTTTGTGCTTATTGATGCAGAAAAACTTGATATAGATAAGCCGGAAAAAAGTGTTGTCAAAGGTGATGCTAAATGTCATGGTATAGCAGCAGCTTCAATTATAGCCAAGGTTTATAGAGACAGACAATGTATAGAGCTAAATAATAAGTATGAAGGATATAAGCTAGATAAAAATAAAGGATATGGAACAAAAGAACATAGAGAAGCAATAAAAACATTAGGTCCATCTCCAATACATAGACTAACTTTTTTAAAAAATATATTAAGTGAACAAAAACAATTGAGTTTATTTGGTGATGATAATGAAGATTAA
- the ylqF gene encoding ribosome biogenesis GTPase YlqF, with protein sequence MNINWFPGHMKKTKELVKKNLKLVDVVFELLDARIPLSSKNPDIDVLVGNKPRIVVLNKQDLSSDEANKQWIKYYEKKGIKAVLVDAAKGKGTEKIISITKDMIKNKMERLKEKGIKNKPIRAMIVGVPNVGKSTLINSLAGSKSAKTGNRPGVTKGKQWIKLRGNLELLDTPGILWPKFEDEKVGLNLAFTGAIKDEIIDVETLALRLVEKLQEIAPLPLKERYSVEVEDRKPIDVLDDIALKRGCIIKGGEIDYTRVARLILDEFRNGKIGSITLEYPDNI encoded by the coding sequence ATGAATATAAATTGGTTTCCCGGACATATGAAAAAAACTAAGGAATTAGTAAAGAAGAATTTAAAGCTTGTAGATGTTGTATTTGAGTTATTAGATGCAAGAATACCTTTGAGTAGTAAGAATCCAGATATAGATGTTTTAGTAGGAAATAAACCTAGAATTGTAGTTCTTAACAAGCAAGATTTAAGCAGTGATGAGGCTAATAAACAATGGATTAAATATTATGAAAAAAAAGGAATAAAAGCAGTATTAGTAGATGCTGCAAAGGGAAAAGGTACAGAAAAAATTATATCAATTACTAAAGATATGATAAAAAATAAGATGGAAAGATTAAAAGAAAAGGGAATTAAGAACAAACCTATTCGAGCAATGATAGTAGGAGTACCTAATGTAGGTAAATCAACTTTGATAAATTCATTAGCAGGTAGCAAAAGTGCTAAAACAGGAAATAGACCTGGAGTTACAAAAGGAAAACAGTGGATAAAATTAAGAGGGAATTTAGAGTTATTAGATACACCTGGTATTTTATGGCCAAAGTTTGAAGACGAAAAAGTAGGATTAAATTTAGCCTTTACAGGAGCAATAAAAGATGAGATAATTGATGTTGAAACGCTTGCATTAAGATTAGTGGAAAAATTACAAGAAATAGCTCCATTACCTTTAAAGGAAAGGTATAGCGTAGAGGTAGAAGATAGAAAACCAATTGATGTATTAGATGATATAGCATTGAAAAGAGGTTGTATAATTAAAGGTGGAGAAATAGATTATACAAGAGTTGCACGTTTAATTTTAGATGAATTTAGAAATGGTAAAATAGGAAGCATTACCTTAGAATATCCAGATAATATATAA
- the rplS gene encoding 50S ribosomal protein L19, which yields MDIIKAIEQEQLKNDLPEFNVGDTVQVHYRVKEGNRERIQVFEGTVLKRQGGGARETFTVRRISYGVGVERTFPVHSPKIEKIVVTRRGKVRRAKLFYLRGRRGKAARVKEKTNY from the coding sequence TCATCAAAGCAATAGAGCAAGAACAACTAAAAAATGACCTTCCTGAGTTTAATGTAGGAGATACAGTTCAAGTACACTACAGAGTTAAAGAAGGAAATAGAGAAAGAATCCAGGTATTCGAAGGAACTGTACTTAAAAGACAAGGTGGAGGTGCTAGAGAAACTTTCACAGTAAGAAGAATTTCTTACGGTGTTGGTGTTGAGAGAACTTTCCCAGTACATTCACCTAAGATTGAAAAAATAGTTGTTACTAGAAGAGGTAAGGTTAGAAGAGCTAAGCTATTCTATCTAAGAGGTAGAAGAGGTAAAGCTGCTAGAGTTAAAGAAAAAACTAATTATTAA